Within the Opitutales bacterium genome, the region TGAGCAAAAAACGGCCTGCACTACGTTCTTTATCAACGGCACGCTTGATCGCAAGAAACAGCTCTGGTGCGCGCTGCACCTCATCCAACGTTACCTTTTCTGGAAGCTGAGCAACAAAACCCATAGGATCATTACGGACTGCATCCAAGAGGTTTTGATCATCCAAGCTAATGTATGCTCGGTTATCTTGAAAATGCTCTGCCAATGTAGACTTACCACTCTGTCGAGCTCCTAAAAGACAGACAACCGGGGTGTCTGATAGAGCTTCCTCAAGCGATATTTTAAGGTGCCTATGAACAAAGATTTTTTCTGCGTCCATTTGCGGTATAACATACCGTCCATTTGCGGTATGTCAATTCGTCTATTTGCGGCATGGAATAGCGTCCAATTGCGGTATATATGCGCGTCTGATTGCGGTATAGTCAAGAATCGAGGAAGCTGGAAAAAACACATACCTGAGCCACTACGGGAAGCAAATAGTCAAGAAATGGAAGCCTCTGTATTTTTCTTATTACCGATCTACGGTGTATCATATCCGGACTTCCAAAGTTATACCGGTTATGCGTATTCTATTCTCGGGGAGATTTGAAAACTTCCAAATTGCATGAGAAAGATCACAGTAGATTTCAATGCGCCGTTTACGCTAACGTTCACGTTTGCTGCTTGCCTAGCTACGATCGTAGGCGGTTTTTCTGATGGGGCTGCGCGCACGCTTTTTATGGTCGGGGCCCCGATGGATTGGGGCAATCCATTCGATTACATACGGCTCTTCAGCTACATCCTCGGACATGCGGATTGGACACACTTCGCTGGAAACTTCACACTCATCTTGCTCGTGGGACCGATCCTCGAAGAGAAATACTCTACCCGACGCATCGTCATAATGACTTTGGTCACTGCTGTGATTACCGGGCTCCTCCATGCCGTATTCTCAAGCGGAGGCCTCATGGGCGCGAGCGGCATTGCCTTCATGCTAATTTTGCTGAGCAGCCTTACCAATTTGAAGACGGGTAGCCTTCCCCTGACTTTCGTCATCGTCGCACTCCTGTATGGCGGCAACGAAATTTATATGGCAATCACCCAGCAGGATAACATTTCCCAGTTCGCACATCTCGCAGGCGGTGCCATGGGGGCAATTTTTGGATTTTTTCTGAGGGGTAAGTGACCGATCGGATTTCGACATCGTGAGGCAATAGGGTCACGTCAAAGCGTGCCCCTCCAAGCAGAGATAGCACAGAGGGCGGTGCTTCGTCGCCGCCGAAGGAGGACTTGAAACGTTTTTTGCCAATTCAAATACAGCACGCTCGGACTTGGCCGCGGAAGACGCGGAACTGCGCGGAATTTGAAAATCAAGAGCTATAACTTTCCCCAAATAACTTCTGCGGATTTCCGCGCTTTCTGCGGCAGAAAAATGGGCCGTAGGACAGTGTATGTGAGGGGTTAGTTTCGGTTCGATCAACGGCCCACGCGGCGACAGAGCGCCGCGACTACAACAACAGCTTTCAGGAGCATCCTGCACAAATTCGGTCGCTTGTGTTGTCTGTTTGTATCTGCGCTGGGTCACGACGAAGCGTGCCCTTCCAATCCGAGATAGCACTGGAGAGCGGTGCTTCGTCGCCGCCGAAGGTGTGGCTATAGACTCAGGCCTTCTTATCGTCTTTAATCGCGTCCGCGTCGAAACCTAGAGCATCGTCCCTTTCCAAGTCCGAACCCACTGAGCGTTCAGATGAGGCAAAAGAACTTGAAGAAATCGTGTCCGTAGAGTCCGAAAACTCCTCCTCGACCGACGGGTTCGTGGCCCCATGCCCGTAGGGCCGCTGCACTGTAATGCCGCCGACACTGGTCACGAGGATATCAATATCCCCGATTTTTCGGAACCCGAGGTTATCCATAAGCTGGGCCTGCAGCGTTTCGCGCAATTCTTCACGGACTTCCCGCATTTTTACGTCTCCATCGACCTTGAGTTTTATTTTCAGTGTCGGGATGCCCTTTTTGACCTTTGTGAAGACTTTCGGTTGTTTGATCGTATCGATCTGAGCGCAGGCTGATTGGACCAATTCATTAATCGCTGAGCGGCTGATCGAAACCGAACCACTGCCATCTTCAAAGGCGACGATCACCTTCACTTTACGTGGCCTCATGATGAATGCGACGAGGAATATGGCAAGCAACAGACTGATTCCAAATCCGAGATAGGGAGCATAAGGCTCAGACCAGAATGCTTGGAAGTAGGCTTCAATTTGCTTAATCATAGATAAAAAAAGCCCGGCAAATGCGGGCTTTTAAAAGGTTAAAATTAGTCGACCTTAGGAGAAATGGTGTCATGCCCATCGCCGTCCGATTTGGCACTCTCATGGCGCACAGCATCGATGATGATGTCCACTTGCGCGACTGCGGTAGAAGTCATTTTTTCCACGTAATCGATAATGGTCTGTTGGACAATTTGACCTGTCTTGGCCAGCTCGACACCAAATTTGAGAACCACCTTAATCTCGATGATATACTCTTCGGCTTCGTTAGTAGTCACTTTCACGCCGCTACGCGAGCTGAACATGTCCGTGATGTTTTCCTTTAGGCTGCCACTACCGACACCGACAACGCCGGGCACCTCAAGGGTGGCCAGGCGCACGATATTGGCGACAACTTCATGGTTAATGCGGATACTACCTGAAGAGGGACTCTCTTCATTGATGGTGTGCACTGTTGTATCGGTGGATTCTTTTGGGTCGCTCATGCAAAAAAGTCAGATTGGGTGAATGAATCTTCAGGGGCGCGGTTCATGAATTCCTCCACGAACTTGGTGGTAGCTTCACCTTGGCGGAATACTGGGTCGTTCACAATAGCTTTTGTAAAAGGAATCGTCGTTTTGATCCCACGAATAATATATTCGCTCAATGCGCGGTTCATCCGATCGAGAGCCAGCTCTCGATTTCGGCCGTAGGTGATCACCTTGGAAATCAT harbors:
- the amaP gene encoding alkaline shock response membrane anchor protein AmaP — translated: MIKQIEAYFQAFWSEPYAPYLGFGISLLLAIFLVAFIMRPRKVKVIVAFEDGSGSVSISRSAINELVQSACAQIDTIKQPKVFTKVKKGIPTLKIKLKVDGDVKMREVREELRETLQAQLMDNLGFRKIGDIDILVTSVGGITVQRPYGHGATNPSVEEEFSDSTDTISSSSFASSERSVGSDLERDDALGFDADAIKDDKKA
- a CDS encoding rhomboid family intramembrane serine protease — translated: MRKITVDFNAPFTLTFTFAACLATIVGGFSDGAARTLFMVGAPMDWGNPFDYIRLFSYILGHADWTHFAGNFTLILLVGPILEEKYSTRRIVIMTLVTAVITGLLHAVFSSGGLMGASGIAFMLILLSSLTNLKTGSLPLTFVIVALLYGGNEIYMAITQQDNISQFAHLAGGAMGAIFGFFLRGK
- a CDS encoding Asp23/Gls24 family envelope stress response protein, whose translation is MSDPKESTDTTVHTINEESPSSGSIRINHEVVANIVRLATLEVPGVVGVGSGSLKENITDMFSSRSGVKVTTNEAEEYIIEIKVVLKFGVELAKTGQIVQQTIIDYVEKMTSTAVAQVDIIIDAVRHESAKSDGDGHDTISPKVD